DNA from Cryptosporangium minutisporangium:
TCGCAGTGCTCTCCGACGGCTGGGCTTACGCCAGCTGGGTGGTCGGCGCCAGCCACATCCGGGACGTCGACCAAGGCTTCCCGACTCCGGGAACGAAGATCCACCACAGCGTCGGCGGCTGGCCGTTGATGATCAAGGACGAGTCCGTGGTCCTGGAGTGCGAGCCGAACCAGCGGATCGTCCTGAAGGTGAAGGTCTGGCCGCTCTTCGGCGGGATCGTCAAGGTCGAGCTGGAGCCCCACGGCGACGGCGGCACGCTCGCGGCGATGTCCGAGGAGCTCGTCGACGGCCCCGGGAAGCTGCTTCCCGAGCCGCTGATCGCGCCGGCGCTCAACGCCCGCAACCGGGAGTCGCTCAAACGGCTGGCCGACCGAGCTGTCCACGACGGCCGGTACACCATGGGCGGCGCGCGCGCGACGTAGTCACCTCCCGCGGCGGGAGGTCAGCGGTACACCGCTCGGTTCGCGGACCGGATCAGCGCGGCGTACGCGGATCCGCCCAGCGAGTTCCGGAGGAGTGCGGCCTTCGCCGCGTTGCTGCCCGGACCGCCGTGCACTCCTCCGCCGGGATGCGCCGACGCGCTCGCCAGGTACAACCGGTCGATCGGCGTGTCCGGACGACCGAGCCCCGGCACCGGCCGGAAGAACAGCTGCTGATGGATCGCCGCGGTGCCCAGGTTCGCCGAGCCCTCCGGAAGCGACGGGTTCCCGTGGGTGACGTCGGTGGTGCTGAGCACCCGCCGGGCGACGATCCGATCGGCGAACCCGGGGGCGTGCCGCTCGAACAGTGCTTGGACGCGGTCGGCGTGCCGTTCGAGCTCGCCCGGCTTCCAGTCGTGCCCGTGCGGCACGTGCGTGTACGCCCAGAGCGACTCGCCGCCGGGCGGCGTCCGGGACGGGTCGGCCACCGCCATCTGCCCGGCGAGGCAGAACGGCTGCTCGGGGATCTTCCGGCGGGCGAGGTCGGCGCCGTACTGGGTGAGGCCG
Protein-coding regions in this window:
- a CDS encoding SRPBCC family protein; protein product: MFAVLSDGWAYASWVVGASHIRDVDQGFPTPGTKIHHSVGGWPLMIKDESVVLECEPNQRIVLKVKVWPLFGGIVKVELEPHGDGGTLAAMSEELVDGPGKLLPEPLIAPALNARNRESLKRLADRAVHDGRYTMGGARAT